The genomic stretch CGTTAGCCATTTCATAACACGTACATTTCCGCTCATGTATAAGAGCCTCCTATTAAGTAATGTAGTAGTATATACGAACGAATTAGCTAGAAGTTTCATTTTATAGACTGACTATTAATGGGAAAAAATATAATTGATAAAATATTTAAATTTTTGTATACAAATCTGAAAAGTTTTGTTAGAATATTTTTATTCAATTAAAACACCTTATAAATTCGTTGAAGAGAACGAGTAGGTTATGAAAACTGTTCCCCAGAGAGCTAACGTTTGCTGAAAGTTAGCGTACAGTTCCTAGCTGAAAATCATCTCTGAGAAAATATGCTGAAGCTTTATAGTAAGTATATTCGGACGTCCACCGTTAGAAGGAACACGTATGAACACGTACGTTGGCGAGTGCTGCTGTTTTTAGCAGAACGAGGGTGGTAACGCGAGAATTATATCTCGTCCCTTTTTAGGGACGGGATTTTTTTGTGTATAAAAAGGAGTGATTCGAGTGGAAAGTGATATTGACATTAGACAGAAAAATCAGCAGTACAAACAATCTAGGAGGAACTCACATGAATGCTTTATCAAGAAAAGATACACTGTTTATTAGTTTAATGCTATTCTCATTATTTTTTGGAGCAGGAAACTTAATTTTCCCTCCATTTTTAGGACAGTCTGCTGGAAGTGAATTGTGGCCAGCTGTTACAGGCTTCATTTTATCGGCTGTGGGGCTACCAATCCTGGGTGTCATTGCTGTAGCAAAATCAAATGGTCTTCAATCATTAGCAAACCGAGTCCACCCAGTTTTTGCGGTTGTATTTACGGTCATGATTTACTTAGCAATTGGCCCTTTTTTAGGAATCCCACGAGCAGGAAGCTTAGCATTTGAAATGGGTGTACAGCCTTTTTTACCTGAAGGAGTAAATGTAAAAGTCGCTCTATTTGGCTATACGTTTTGCTATTTTGCGCTTGGGTATTGGTTAGCCTTAAAGCCTTCAAAGCTTGTTGATCGCTTTGGGAAAGTATTAACACCTGTTTTACTAGTTCTTATTTCACTGATTTTTATTCGTGCTCTTTCTTATCCTTTTGAACCAGCTGGTCACCCTGCAGGTAACTATGTGACAAAAGCATTTGCTACTGGATTTACCGATGGTTATGCGACAATGGATACAATTGCTGCGCTAAACTTTGGAATTGTCATTGCAATGGCTTTGAAGCAAAAAGGAATGACTGATACCAAAAGTATTATGGCGTCATCCATTCGTGCAGGGGTAATTGCAGGAACGTTACTAGCTATTATCTATCTGATGTTGGCATATTTAGGATCTGTTAGTCATGCCGATGCAGCAAATGGAGCAGTAACGTTAACGAACATTGTCTTTACGCTGTTTGGCCCGTTTGGAGCTGTTTTATTAGGAATTGTTTTTACGTTAGCTTGTTTAACAACTTCCGTTGGACTTTTAACATCATGCAGTCAATATTTTGAGCAATTAGTACCGAAAGTGTCGTATAAGGTTTGGGTTAGTACAATTGCTTTATTTAGTTTACTTGTTGCAAATTTAGGGTTAACTATGATTCTAAAGATTTCAGTTCCAGTTTTAACAGCTATTTATCCTGTTGCTATTATGCTAATTGTCTTATCGTTAACAAATTCTCTATTTAAAGGGAAACAAGGTATCTATGCTTTATCTGTTTTATTTGTTGGAGCGGCAAGCATAACAGACGCTTGTTTACAGTCAGGGGTAAACTTAGGTGCTTGGGGAGAATTTGTGAGAAGTTTTCCGTTTTATAACACAGGCTTTGGTTGGTTAATACCAGCGCTTGTTGGAACAATGGGTGGTTATCTATTTAGCTTTTATAGTCTAAGGGATAAACTAGTTCGTTCGCAGGAAGCTAAACCATATAGTAAATAAGATCATCGATAGAAAAAGCCCGATTGGGGCTTTTTTTGTTCTTTAAATAAAGATTGTGTTTTTATCAGCAAACAATTATGATAAAGAGCGAATATTTACGTTTGCTATGAAGATGAAAAAATTATGTAATCTTGAAAGGTAGAGTAAAAATGTGGGAAATTATTGTTGCGATTATTTTGGGAATTGTAGAGGGGTTAACTGAATTCGCTCCTGTATCATCGACTGGACACATGATTATTGTAGATGACTTATGGTTGAACTCAAAAGAATTGTTTTCACCAGAAGTTGCCAATACATTTAAAATTGTTATTCAATTAGGTTCAATTTTAGCTGTCGTTGTTTTATTCAGAGAGCGTTTTATTAATTTACTTGGACTAAATCGTAAAAGCGAGCAATACGCACAGATAACAAATCGTTTAAAGCTTTCTCAAGTTATCGTTGGTTTGCTTCCAGCTGCTGTACTAGGTTTTTTATTTGAAGATTTTATTGATGAGTATTTATTTTCATTAAAAACTGTATTAGTAAGCTTAATTGCAGGAGCCATCTTAATGATTATTGCGGACCGCTTTGCTTCAAGAATTCCAAAAACTGAAACAGTAGATCAAATGACTTATCGTCAAGCAATTGGTGTTGGATTATTTCAATGTATTGCTCTATGGCCAGGGTTTTCACGCTCTGGTGCTACGATTTCAGGTGGGGTACTTTTGGGTATGAGCCACCGAGCAGCTTCTGACTTTACTTTTATTATGGCTGTTCCTATTATGGCAGGAGCTAGTGGGTTATCATTAATTAAAAATTGGCAGTATTTCACAATTGATGCATTGCCTTTTTTCATTGCTGGCTTTATTAGTGCTTTCATCGTAGCACTTGTTTCAATTCGCTTTTTCTTAAAATTAATTAATCGAATAAAATTGGTACCTTTTGCTATTTATCGTATTGTATTAGCAGTTGCTATTTATCTTGTATTCTTTTAAGTATTATGAGAAGAGGCTATGATACCAAAGCGTATGACAAATCCGAGGCAATGAGAGTTAACTCTCATTGCCTCGGATTTTTTGTTAATCAGGAAAATAAGTTTAAAAAAGTAGTGGCAACAATATGTCCTTTCAACGTAACTTATTTAGAATAGTCATGATTCTCCCTTGAGAAGGAATTATTTCGTAATGTCCTAGCTGTTGTTTATATTTTGGTATTTATATAGTTAAAAAGTTTCGAGTCATAAAAATAAATTGACAAGCTTTCAAAAAACAGATAAATTATTCTTATTGAAAAATATTAATTTAGTATAATATTTTAGAAAAATAAATATTTTAGTAAGCTTAATCTATTTTAGAGCGGGGGAACCACAAATTTGGTATGTCATATACCTTGGGGTGAATCTTTCCTTAGCGGAAGGTAGGGTACTCTCAAACCCGAATCCGACAGTTAACCTCGTTTGCTTGTTGAGAGAAAGAAAACTGTCTTTTTGTTGACCATTCTTTCTTTAAGAATGGTCTTTTCTTAATTTTCAGAAAAAATAAAATCGCTTTACAACAGAGAGGAGAGCACATATGAAAAAATTGCGGTTTGGCATGGCAACACAAATTTTTGTTGGTTTAATTTTAGGTATTTTAGTTGGTGTTATTTGGTTTAATGATCCAAGAGTAGCAACGTACTTACAACCTCTGGGCGACTTATTCTTACGCCTGATTAAAATGATTGTTATTCCAATTGTTATTTCAAGCTTAATTGTTGGTATTGCTGGTGCTGGTAATGGTAAGCAAGTTGGTCGATTAGGCGCTAAAACAATCGTTTATTTTGAAGTTATTACAACATTTGCAATTATCATAGGCGTGTTGTTGGCTAATGCTTTTCAACCAGGTGTGGGAGTAGATATTGAATCTGCACAAAAGACGGATATTAATCAGTACGTAGAGACAAGCGAAGAACAAAGTGAAAAAACTGTTGCAGAAACGTTCCTTCATATTGTTCCTACGAACTTTTTCCAATCACTAGTAGAAGGTGACATGTTAGCAATTATTTTCTTCTCCGTACTGTTTGGATTAGGAGTGGCAGCAATAGGAGAACGTGGAAAGCCGGTTTTAAATTTCTTTGATGGTGTTTCACATGCGATGTTCCATGTTGTTAATATGGTGATGAAAGTTGCTCCTATCGGGGTTTTTGCTCTAATTGGTGTAACTGTTTCTAAGTTTGGTTTAGAATCATTAATGTCGCTAGCGAAACTTGTTATTCTAGTTCACGCTGGTTTACTATTCTTCTTAATTGTGGTTTTAGGAGCGGTTGCGAAATGGGCTGGCGTAAATATCTTTACATTAATGCGTTATTTAAAAGATGAATTACTGTTAGCATATAGTACATCAAGTTCAGAAACGGTA from Bacillus sp. 1780r2a1 encodes the following:
- a CDS encoding cation:dicarboxylase symporter family transporter, whose protein sequence is MKKLRFGMATQIFVGLILGILVGVIWFNDPRVATYLQPLGDLFLRLIKMIVIPIVISSLIVGIAGAGNGKQVGRLGAKTIVYFEVITTFAIIIGVLLANAFQPGVGVDIESAQKTDINQYVETSEEQSEKTVAETFLHIVPTNFFQSLVEGDMLAIIFFSVLFGLGVAAIGERGKPVLNFFDGVSHAMFHVVNMVMKVAPIGVFALIGVTVSKFGLESLMSLAKLVILVHAGLLFFLIVVLGAVAKWAGVNIFTLMRYLKDELLLAYSTSSSETVLPRIMGKLEKMGCPKAIVSFVIPIGYTFNLDGSVLYQAIAAIFLAQVYGIDLTIVEQLTLILVLMITSKGMAAVPGTSFVVLLATLGTIGIPAEGLAFIAGVDRIMDMARTVVNLMGNTIAGIVMSKSEGKYNPIKANEVMKEAKAAKVAS
- the brnQ gene encoding branched-chain amino acid transport system II carrier protein, which gives rise to MNALSRKDTLFISLMLFSLFFGAGNLIFPPFLGQSAGSELWPAVTGFILSAVGLPILGVIAVAKSNGLQSLANRVHPVFAVVFTVMIYLAIGPFLGIPRAGSLAFEMGVQPFLPEGVNVKVALFGYTFCYFALGYWLALKPSKLVDRFGKVLTPVLLVLISLIFIRALSYPFEPAGHPAGNYVTKAFATGFTDGYATMDTIAALNFGIVIAMALKQKGMTDTKSIMASSIRAGVIAGTLLAIIYLMLAYLGSVSHADAANGAVTLTNIVFTLFGPFGAVLLGIVFTLACLTTSVGLLTSCSQYFEQLVPKVSYKVWVSTIALFSLLVANLGLTMILKISVPVLTAIYPVAIMLIVLSLTNSLFKGKQGIYALSVLFVGAASITDACLQSGVNLGAWGEFVRSFPFYNTGFGWLIPALVGTMGGYLFSFYSLRDKLVRSQEAKPYSK
- a CDS encoding undecaprenyl-diphosphate phosphatase, producing MWEIIVAIILGIVEGLTEFAPVSSTGHMIIVDDLWLNSKELFSPEVANTFKIVIQLGSILAVVVLFRERFINLLGLNRKSEQYAQITNRLKLSQVIVGLLPAAVLGFLFEDFIDEYLFSLKTVLVSLIAGAILMIIADRFASRIPKTETVDQMTYRQAIGVGLFQCIALWPGFSRSGATISGGVLLGMSHRAASDFTFIMAVPIMAGASGLSLIKNWQYFTIDALPFFIAGFISAFIVALVSIRFFLKLINRIKLVPFAIYRIVLAVAIYLVFF